The Struthio camelus isolate bStrCam1 chromosome 24, bStrCam1.hap1, whole genome shotgun sequence genome includes a window with the following:
- the INKA2 gene encoding PAK4-inhibitor INKA2 isoform X3, which translates to MKEVGDGLHEQMNCMMGALQELKLLQVQTALEQLEISGSQNTVSSVEQHQRSRSGREVPRAGLEAGQQNERLLGKVLADKRSPTSFTASAPALRSASLLGPATLPEGGCLRDTTSSSSQSICDEEVYRANGPSPTLSRAKRFPAGTPEPGRGSMARNQPSRAATSVRSVRAVGTLGRGDCQGCDDGNDWTSSLMSQSRNRQPLVLGDNIFADLVGNWLDLPELDKKGEKSEASLSVSRSQELYRKFSLTANIFKKFLRSVRPDRDRLLKEKPCWLPHEDKQLEISKRPKKMNKLKGTFYFPLHGNTQNNHSKVERCPKVESNSDKPKIGTKKVHDTIDYPQSSFDINTAVWV; encoded by the coding sequence ATGAAGGAGGTTGGGGACGGGCTGCACGAGCAGATGAACTGCATGATGGGGGCACTGCAGGAGCTGAAACTCCTCCAAGTCCAGACAGCTTTGGAGCAGTTGGAGATATCAGGGAGTCAAAACACAGTTTCTAGCGTTGAGCAGCACCAGCGCTCCCGCAGTGGCAGGGaggtgccccgcgccgggctggaAGCCGGCCAGCAGAACGAGCGATTGCTGGGGAAGGTACTGGCGGACAAACGCAGCCCCACGTCCTTCACTGCCTCTGCACCGGCGCTGCGGTCTGCCAGCTTGCTGGGTCCTGCCACTCTCCCTGAGGGTGGCTGCCTTAGAGAcacaacctcctcctcctcccaaagcATCTGCGATGAAGAAGTTTATCGCGCTAACGGCCCTTCCCCAACTTTGAGCAGAGCCAAGCGCTTCCCCGCAGGGACACCAGAGCCGGGCAGAGGGAGTATGGCCAGGAATCAGCCTAGCAGAGCTGCCACCAGCGTCCGCTCTGTCAGGGCTGTGGGGACACTAGGTCGTGGGGATTGCCAGGGATGTGACGATGGCAATGACTGGACCTCCTCCTTGATGTCCCAGAGCAGGAACCGGCAACCGCTGGTCCTGGGGGATAACATCTTTGCAGACTTGGTTGGAAACTGGCTGGATCTGCCAGAGCTGgataaaaagggggagaagagtgAAGCGTCCTTGTCTGTTAGCAGATCCCAAGAACTCTACAGGAAATTCTCCCTCACTGCCAACATCTTCAAGAAGTTTTTGAGGAGCGTTCGACCAGATCGAGACAGGCTTCTCAAGGAGAAACCGTGCTGGCTACCACATGAAGACAAACAGCTGGAAATTTCAAAGAGAcccaaaaaaatgaacaaactcaAGGGGACATTTTACTTTCCGCTTCATGGGAACACGCAGAACAATCACAGCAAAGTAGAGAGGTGCCCAAAGGTGGAGAGCAATAGTGACAAACCTAAAATTGGCACCAAGAAAGTCCATGATACCATAGACTACCCCCAGTCCAGCTTTGATATTAACACAGCTGTATGGGTCTGA
- the INKA2 gene encoding PAK4-inhibitor INKA2 isoform X1 has product MDRQLRRLRQELLSMKEVGDGLHEQMNCMMGALQELKLLQVQTALEQLEISGSQNTVSSVEQHQRSRSGREVPRAGLEAGQQNERLLGKVLADKRSPTSFTASAPALRSASLLGPATLPEGGCLRDTTSSSSQSICDEEVYRANGPSPTLSRAKRFPAGTPEPGRGSMARNQPSRAATSVRSVRAVGTLGRGDCQGCDDGNDWTSSLMSQSRNRQPLVLGDNIFADLVGNWLDLPELDKKGEKSEASLSVSRSQELYRKFSLTANIFKKFLRSVRPDRDRLLKEKPCWLPHEDKQLEISKRPKKMNKLKGTFYFPLHGNTQNNHSKVERCPKVESNSDKPKIGTKKVHDTIDYPQSSFDINTAVWV; this is encoded by the exons aTGGACCGCCAGCTGCGccggctgcggcaggagctg ctaTCCATGAAGGAGGTTGGGGACGGGCTGCACGAGCAGATGAACTGCATGATGGGGGCACTGCAGGAGCTGAAACTCCTCCAAGTCCAGACAGCTTTGGAGCAGTTGGAGATATCAGGGAGTCAAAACACAGTTTCTAGCGTTGAGCAGCACCAGCGCTCCCGCAGTGGCAGGGaggtgccccgcgccgggctggaAGCCGGCCAGCAGAACGAGCGATTGCTGGGGAAGGTACTGGCGGACAAACGCAGCCCCACGTCCTTCACTGCCTCTGCACCGGCGCTGCGGTCTGCCAGCTTGCTGGGTCCTGCCACTCTCCCTGAGGGTGGCTGCCTTAGAGAcacaacctcctcctcctcccaaagcATCTGCGATGAAGAAGTTTATCGCGCTAACGGCCCTTCCCCAACTTTGAGCAGAGCCAAGCGCTTCCCCGCAGGGACACCAGAGCCGGGCAGAGGGAGTATGGCCAGGAATCAGCCTAGCAGAGCTGCCACCAGCGTCCGCTCTGTCAGGGCTGTGGGGACACTAGGTCGTGGGGATTGCCAGGGATGTGACGATGGCAATGACTGGACCTCCTCCTTGATGTCCCAGAGCAGGAACCGGCAACCGCTGGTCCTGGGGGATAACATCTTTGCAGACTTGGTTGGAAACTGGCTGGATCTGCCAGAGCTGgataaaaagggggagaagagtgAAGCGTCCTTGTCTGTTAGCAGATCCCAAGAACTCTACAGGAAATTCTCCCTCACTGCCAACATCTTCAAGAAGTTTTTGAGGAGCGTTCGACCAGATCGAGACAGGCTTCTCAAGGAGAAACCGTGCTGGCTACCACATGAAGACAAACAGCTGGAAATTTCAAAGAGAcccaaaaaaatgaacaaactcaAGGGGACATTTTACTTTCCGCTTCATGGGAACACGCAGAACAATCACAGCAAAGTAGAGAGGTGCCCAAAGGTGGAGAGCAATAGTGACAAACCTAAAATTGGCACCAAGAAAGTCCATGATACCATAGACTACCCCCAGTCCAGCTTTGATATTAACACAGCTGTATGGGTCTGA
- the INKA2 gene encoding PAK4-inhibitor INKA2 isoform X2 encodes MLSMKEVGDGLHEQMNCMMGALQELKLLQVQTALEQLEISGSQNTVSSVEQHQRSRSGREVPRAGLEAGQQNERLLGKVLADKRSPTSFTASAPALRSASLLGPATLPEGGCLRDTTSSSSQSICDEEVYRANGPSPTLSRAKRFPAGTPEPGRGSMARNQPSRAATSVRSVRAVGTLGRGDCQGCDDGNDWTSSLMSQSRNRQPLVLGDNIFADLVGNWLDLPELDKKGEKSEASLSVSRSQELYRKFSLTANIFKKFLRSVRPDRDRLLKEKPCWLPHEDKQLEISKRPKKMNKLKGTFYFPLHGNTQNNHSKVERCPKVESNSDKPKIGTKKVHDTIDYPQSSFDINTAVWV; translated from the exons ATG ctaTCCATGAAGGAGGTTGGGGACGGGCTGCACGAGCAGATGAACTGCATGATGGGGGCACTGCAGGAGCTGAAACTCCTCCAAGTCCAGACAGCTTTGGAGCAGTTGGAGATATCAGGGAGTCAAAACACAGTTTCTAGCGTTGAGCAGCACCAGCGCTCCCGCAGTGGCAGGGaggtgccccgcgccgggctggaAGCCGGCCAGCAGAACGAGCGATTGCTGGGGAAGGTACTGGCGGACAAACGCAGCCCCACGTCCTTCACTGCCTCTGCACCGGCGCTGCGGTCTGCCAGCTTGCTGGGTCCTGCCACTCTCCCTGAGGGTGGCTGCCTTAGAGAcacaacctcctcctcctcccaaagcATCTGCGATGAAGAAGTTTATCGCGCTAACGGCCCTTCCCCAACTTTGAGCAGAGCCAAGCGCTTCCCCGCAGGGACACCAGAGCCGGGCAGAGGGAGTATGGCCAGGAATCAGCCTAGCAGAGCTGCCACCAGCGTCCGCTCTGTCAGGGCTGTGGGGACACTAGGTCGTGGGGATTGCCAGGGATGTGACGATGGCAATGACTGGACCTCCTCCTTGATGTCCCAGAGCAGGAACCGGCAACCGCTGGTCCTGGGGGATAACATCTTTGCAGACTTGGTTGGAAACTGGCTGGATCTGCCAGAGCTGgataaaaagggggagaagagtgAAGCGTCCTTGTCTGTTAGCAGATCCCAAGAACTCTACAGGAAATTCTCCCTCACTGCCAACATCTTCAAGAAGTTTTTGAGGAGCGTTCGACCAGATCGAGACAGGCTTCTCAAGGAGAAACCGTGCTGGCTACCACATGAAGACAAACAGCTGGAAATTTCAAAGAGAcccaaaaaaatgaacaaactcaAGGGGACATTTTACTTTCCGCTTCATGGGAACACGCAGAACAATCACAGCAAAGTAGAGAGGTGCCCAAAGGTGGAGAGCAATAGTGACAAACCTAAAATTGGCACCAAGAAAGTCCATGATACCATAGACTACCCCCAGTCCAGCTTTGATATTAACACAGCTGTATGGGTCTGA